GACCGGCAAGATCACCGGCGAGGAGGAGCGCTACTCGCACACCGACCTCTGGGACTTCCGCGGCAACCTGCAGGGCTCGCAGTCGGCCCTCGAGACCCTGCGCCCCGTCGTCACCGAGCGCGACGCGGCGCTGCAGAAGGCCCTCGACTCGCGCTTCGCCGAGCTGAACCAGCTGCTCGAGTCGCACCGCGTCGACGGCCGCTTCGTCTCCTACACGACGCTCACCGACGCCGACCTCAAGGCCCTGACCGTGTCGCTCGACGCGCTGTCGGAGGAGGTCTCGAAGGTGCCGGCGGTGGTGGAGACCAAGTGACCGCGACGCCGCCGCAGCCGCCGGAGCCGTCGTCGGAGGCGCCTGCCGAGGTCCCCGGCGTCAGCCGTCGACGGCTGCTCGGGGTGTCGGGCACGGCGGCGGTCGCCGGCGTCGTGGCGGGGGCCGGGGGCCTCTGGGCCGCCGAGCGTGCCTCCGGTTCGACGACATCGGATGCCGGTGCGCTCGCTGCGCCGTCGGGCGCGGCCGCGCTCGACGCCGCCATCGACTTCAACGGCGAACACCAGGCCGGCATCGTCACCCCGGCGCAGGACCGGCTGCACTTCGTCGCCCTCGACGTCGTGACGAAGGACCGCGCCGAGCTCGTCGCCCTGCTCAAGACGTGGACCCGGGCCGCCGAGCGCATGACGGCCGGGGCGGAGGCCGCCCCCGGCGGGCTCGTCGGTGGCGGACCGTTCGCGGCGCCCGAGGACACCGGCGAGGCGTACGGGCTGCCGGCGTCCGGCCTGACCGTCACGATCGGCTTCGGTCCCTCGCTCTTCGACGGCCGCTTCGGCCTCGCCGACCGGCGCCCCGCCGCGCTGGCCGACCTGCCCGCGTTCCCCGGCGACCAGCTCGAGGCGGCGCGCTCGGGGGGCGACCTGTGCATCCAGGCCTGCGCCAACGACCCGCAGGTCGCCGTGCACGCGGTGCGCAACCTCGTGCGGCTCGGCTTCGGCACCGTCTCAGCGCGGTGGAGCCAGCTCGGCTTCGGGCGCACGTCGTCGACCTCGACCTCCCAGGCCACGCCCCGCAACATGTTCGGCTTCAAGGACGGCACCGCCAACGTCAAGGCCGAGGACACCGAGGCGCTGGCGCAGCACGTGTGGGTGGCGTCCGACGACGATGCGTCGGCCGGCTGGATGACGGGCGGCAGCTACCTCGTCGCGCGGCGCATCCGCATGCACATCGAGGTGTGGGACCGCACGAGCCTG
This is a stretch of genomic DNA from Terracoccus luteus. It encodes these proteins:
- the efeB gene encoding iron uptake transporter deferrochelatase/peroxidase subunit — translated: MTATPPQPPEPSSEAPAEVPGVSRRRLLGVSGTAAVAGVVAGAGGLWAAERASGSTTSDAGALAAPSGAAALDAAIDFNGEHQAGIVTPAQDRLHFVALDVVTKDRAELVALLKTWTRAAERMTAGAEAAPGGLVGGGPFAAPEDTGEAYGLPASGLTVTIGFGPSLFDGRFGLADRRPAALADLPAFPGDQLEAARSGGDLCIQACANDPQVAVHAVRNLVRLGFGTVSARWSQLGFGRTSSTSTSQATPRNMFGFKDGTANVKAEDTEALAQHVWVASDDDASAGWMTGGSYLVARRIRMHIEVWDRTSLQEQEDVIGRDKKEGAPLGGAKEFDALDFARKAPDGQPAIPMNAHVRLAHESNLKGVRLLRRGYNFTDGTDGVGHLDAGLFFVAFMRDPRRQFVPMQQALAEKDGLNEYIEHNGSAVFACPPGTQPGQFWGQQLFA